One Gimesia aquarii DNA segment encodes these proteins:
- a CDS encoding PhoPQ-activated pathogenicity-related family protein, with product MFLRVVTSLLVITLCTSFISAESSNIPASLRDAKEIPEAFFKYIEREEPEYKWEIHDSFSHEGVTAYPVELTSQTWQGITWKHWLYIFEPDNVRINSKVLLFVTGGSNGSRPNEKRLKPAFLLAKATGARIALLTQVPNQPLFDGKKEDDLITETWLRYLKTGDENWPLLFPMAKSAVKAMDAIQEIALEKRNLAIDGFVITGASKRGWTSWLTPVVDKRIIATAPIVIDTLNFRKQMKHQIATWGKYSEQIIDYTSKGLIVEGEENAREKHLRLMMDPYTYRQQIKIPKLLVNGTNDPYWVVDAMRFYWSDLVGPKYILQVPNAGHGLGDGVEYALQTIGAFFIHAATGKELPAIKWDNTNEYELKLTCINKPAQVRVWSAYSEDKDFRDAEWTSKEVSPEDNVYLAKISKPEKGHVAYYMEAVYSIGQIPFSLCTITTSK from the coding sequence CGTTACAAGCCTGTTGGTAATCACACTCTGCACATCATTTATTTCGGCAGAGAGTTCCAATATTCCCGCGTCATTGAGAGATGCGAAGGAAATCCCAGAAGCATTTTTCAAATATATCGAACGAGAAGAACCAGAGTATAAGTGGGAAATTCACGATTCATTTTCACATGAGGGCGTTACCGCTTATCCCGTCGAATTGACATCTCAAACCTGGCAGGGAATCACCTGGAAACATTGGCTCTACATCTTTGAACCGGATAACGTTCGCATCAACAGCAAGGTTTTATTGTTCGTAACAGGTGGCAGTAATGGATCTCGTCCGAATGAAAAACGACTCAAGCCCGCATTTTTGCTGGCAAAAGCCACTGGAGCCCGAATCGCTTTACTCACACAGGTTCCCAATCAGCCTCTATTCGATGGCAAAAAGGAAGACGATCTGATTACAGAAACCTGGTTGCGTTACCTCAAAACCGGCGACGAAAACTGGCCACTGCTGTTCCCGATGGCTAAAAGCGCAGTGAAAGCCATGGATGCGATTCAGGAAATCGCCTTAGAGAAACGAAACCTTGCAATCGACGGTTTTGTCATTACAGGGGCGTCCAAACGGGGATGGACAAGCTGGCTAACCCCGGTTGTAGACAAGCGAATCATCGCTACTGCGCCAATCGTCATTGACACACTCAATTTCCGCAAGCAGATGAAGCATCAAATTGCGACCTGGGGCAAATACAGCGAACAAATCATCGATTACACAAGTAAAGGACTGATCGTCGAAGGCGAAGAAAATGCCCGAGAAAAACATCTCCGCCTGATGATGGACCCTTACACCTATCGACAACAGATCAAAATTCCCAAATTGCTCGTGAATGGCACCAATGACCCTTACTGGGTGGTTGATGCCATGCGTTTTTACTGGTCAGATCTGGTCGGGCCCAAATATATCCTCCAGGTTCCCAATGCAGGTCATGGCCTGGGGGATGGAGTCGAGTATGCCCTGCAAACAATCGGCGCGTTTTTCATTCATGCTGCAACAGGAAAAGAACTTCCTGCTATCAAATGGGATAACACCAACGAATATGAATTAAAACTAACATGTATCAATAAACCAGCACAGGTCCGAGTCTGGAGCGCCTACTCAGAAGACAAAGATTTCCGCGACGCAGAATGGACCTCAAAAGAAGTGAGCCCAGAAGACAATGTATATCTAGCTAAAATAAGCAAACCTGAAAAAGGTCATGTCGCCTATTACATGGAAGCAGTATACTCAATAGGTCAAATCCCTTTTTCATTATGTACAATCACAACATCTAAATAA
- the rimI gene encoding ribosomal protein S18-alanine N-acetyltransferase: MSLNKHSNQDLMVQIRWLIRRDMPEVLQIEQESFEYTWTEEYFLSCLRQRNCIGMVAEYNHQIVGFMIYELHKSMIQVLNFAVAPEYRQQGIGRQMVQRVIDKLSQQRRREITLEVRETNLEAQLFFRKMDFRAVSVLRNYFEDAEEDAYVLQYRLERSEQDFAPGLSPKNRISNYLDASDAA, from the coding sequence ATGAGTCTCAATAAACATTCTAACCAGGATCTCATGGTTCAAATTCGCTGGCTGATCCGGAGGGATATGCCAGAGGTTCTTCAAATCGAGCAAGAAAGTTTTGAGTATACCTGGACCGAAGAGTATTTTCTCAGCTGCTTGAGACAAAGAAACTGTATTGGGATGGTGGCAGAATATAATCATCAGATTGTAGGATTCATGATTTATGAACTTCATAAGTCGATGATTCAGGTATTGAATTTTGCTGTTGCACCTGAATACAGGCAACAGGGTATCGGTCGCCAAATGGTCCAACGGGTGATTGATAAACTTTCTCAACAACGTCGCCGAGAAATTACACTCGAAGTCCGTGAAACCAACCTTGAAGCGCAACTATTTTTTCGTAAGATGGATTTTCGTGCTGTCTCTGTATTACGAAATTACTTTGAAGATGCAGAAGAAGACGCCTACGTTTTGCAATATCGCTTAGAACGTTCAGAACAGGACTTCGCCCCGGGGCTCTCTCCCAAGAATCGAATCAGTAATTATCTCGACGCTTCAGATGCCGCTTGA
- the uvrA gene encoding excinuclease ABC subunit UvrA (The UvrABC repair system catalyzes the recognition and processing of DNA lesions. UvrA is an ATPase and a DNA-binding protein. A damage recognition complex composed of 2 uvrA and 2 uvrB subunits scans DNA for abnormalities. When the presence of a lesion has been verified by uvrB, the uvrA molecules dissociate), whose protein sequence is MAKQSPRESSPDQPTSMIQLRGIRVHNLKSIDLDLPLNQLTVICGVSGSGKTSLAFDTLYAEGQRRYIETLSTSARQHLNQLPKPDADHIDHIPPAIALKQNTRKHSTAKGIEPTVATESGIHHYLRLLYTSLGEISCPDCQLPVTPQSPESVFAFIKTLPANTRYQISFPITKTEERSTAEVIEDLTREGLTRVIINHETVNLSDSFTHVDEEWDDFLVVLDRLNTKNLDEQRVLDSLEIAFQESSGLATILVEQTELVQSDIGLPFIIDQKTWFRFDFSTELICPQCRKQFIFPEPQLFNFYSPAGACPLCQGSGVVSDPQANPKTTKICSACNGSRLNESALAVHVQNYHLDQLCQRPILELVDWFQNLSQGTSAPIQQRLSPIFREIKDRLALLNELGVSYLTLNRSVRTLSGGESQRITLASVLSSSLVNTLYVLDEPSSGLHPADNDRVISVLHKLRDLKNTVVVVEHDAEFIRTADHIVELGPAAGKAGGKVVFEGRYKKLIATTATPTSNFLNAPSIKTLKSAPRNEASQWLTLHDVTQNNLKNLTVSFPLGQLSVVTGISGSGKSSLIEQTLFPVLSDLMTETTTAETFSFCESTTGVEQIDEVILLDQALVGQTSRSIPATYLNLFDDIRAVFAQTADAKLRNLSPKHFSFNSKNGGRCHECKGTGLIDIDLQFLGDLTMVCQECHGKRYQRELLEIKYRKLNIAEVLALTVDEAFPFFRGQAALQKKLKQLKDVGLGYLPLGQPVSSLSGGECQRLKLAAYLTTTSRNKTLFLMNEPTCGLHPLDVKHVLNCFEHLLSAGHSFIVIEHNLQVVSNADHIIDLGPGAGEQGGSIVVTGTPSEVALHPTSYTGIALKHLTTAN, encoded by the coding sequence ATGGCAAAACAGTCACCACGCGAATCTTCTCCCGATCAACCAACATCAATGATTCAATTGCGTGGCATTCGGGTTCATAACCTGAAAAGTATCGACCTGGATCTTCCTCTAAATCAGCTGACTGTCATCTGTGGAGTCAGTGGCTCAGGCAAAACCAGCCTTGCTTTTGATACGCTTTACGCTGAAGGTCAAAGGCGTTACATAGAAACTCTCTCCACTTCAGCCAGGCAGCACCTCAATCAGCTCCCTAAACCCGATGCTGATCACATCGATCACATCCCACCTGCCATCGCGCTCAAACAAAATACACGGAAGCATTCTACGGCTAAAGGTATTGAACCGACTGTCGCAACCGAGTCAGGCATTCATCACTACCTGCGCTTACTTTATACATCGCTGGGTGAAATCAGTTGTCCCGATTGCCAACTGCCCGTAACCCCCCAATCTCCTGAATCCGTCTTTGCATTCATAAAAACTCTTCCAGCTAATACCCGATATCAAATTAGCTTCCCCATTACCAAGACAGAGGAACGATCGACAGCTGAAGTTATTGAAGATTTAACTCGCGAGGGGCTTACTCGTGTCATTATCAATCACGAAACTGTGAACTTGTCAGACAGCTTCACTCATGTCGATGAGGAATGGGATGATTTTTTGGTCGTTCTTGACCGCCTGAATACCAAAAACCTCGACGAGCAACGTGTTCTAGACAGCCTGGAAATCGCCTTTCAGGAATCTTCTGGGCTCGCGACGATACTAGTTGAACAAACGGAACTAGTGCAGTCCGATATTGGGCTCCCCTTTATTATCGATCAGAAAACATGGTTTCGATTTGACTTCTCGACGGAATTAATCTGCCCTCAATGCCGTAAACAGTTTATTTTTCCCGAGCCACAGCTTTTCAATTTCTACAGCCCGGCAGGAGCCTGTCCGCTTTGTCAGGGATCGGGGGTTGTTTCAGATCCCCAAGCTAATCCCAAAACAACTAAGATCTGTTCAGCCTGCAATGGGAGTCGGTTGAATGAATCAGCACTTGCAGTACACGTACAAAATTACCATCTCGATCAACTCTGCCAACGCCCGATTCTAGAACTTGTTGACTGGTTTCAAAATCTGAGTCAGGGCACAAGTGCTCCCATTCAACAGCGCCTTTCACCCATTTTCCGTGAGATCAAGGACCGTTTAGCCCTGTTAAACGAATTGGGAGTCAGCTATCTCACCTTAAACAGATCGGTCCGAACCCTCTCTGGCGGAGAGAGTCAACGAATCACATTAGCCTCTGTTTTATCTTCGAGCCTTGTAAATACACTTTATGTACTAGACGAACCTTCGTCCGGGCTCCATCCTGCTGATAATGATCGCGTGATTTCTGTGCTTCACAAACTACGTGACTTAAAAAATACCGTCGTTGTAGTGGAGCATGATGCAGAATTCATAAGAACTGCTGATCACATTGTGGAATTGGGTCCTGCTGCGGGCAAAGCAGGGGGGAAAGTTGTTTTTGAAGGGAGATATAAGAAGTTAATCGCAACAACAGCTACACCTACAAGTAATTTTCTGAATGCCCCCTCAATCAAAACTTTGAAATCGGCTCCCAGAAATGAAGCGTCTCAATGGCTCACACTCCATGATGTTACTCAAAATAATCTCAAAAACCTGACCGTTTCATTCCCATTGGGACAATTATCCGTAGTCACAGGTATCAGCGGTAGCGGAAAAAGCAGTTTGATTGAGCAAACATTGTTTCCTGTGCTCTCTGACTTAATGACCGAAACCACAACTGCTGAGACATTTTCATTCTGCGAATCAACTACGGGTGTTGAACAAATTGATGAGGTGATTTTACTTGATCAAGCTCTCGTCGGTCAGACATCACGTAGCATACCGGCGACATATCTCAATCTGTTCGATGACATCAGAGCTGTTTTTGCCCAAACAGCCGACGCGAAATTACGTAACCTCTCCCCAAAACACTTCAGTTTTAATAGCAAAAACGGTGGCCGCTGCCACGAATGCAAAGGAACTGGATTGATAGACATCGATTTACAATTTCTGGGTGACCTCACAATGGTCTGCCAGGAATGTCATGGTAAGCGTTATCAACGTGAATTGCTGGAGATCAAATATCGTAAACTTAATATCGCCGAGGTGTTAGCATTAACTGTTGATGAAGCCTTCCCTTTTTTCAGAGGCCAAGCGGCGTTACAGAAGAAGCTGAAACAACTGAAAGATGTGGGCCTGGGCTATCTCCCGTTAGGGCAACCGGTATCTTCGCTCTCGGGTGGTGAATGCCAACGCTTAAAACTGGCGGCCTATTTAACCACAACGAGCCGCAACAAAACACTGTTTCTGATGAATGAACCCACGTGTGGCTTGCACCCCCTAGATGTGAAACATGTTTTGAACTGCTTTGAACATTTACTGTCGGCAGGACACTCCTTCATTGTCATTGAACATAATCTGCAGGTCGTCTCAAATGCTGACCATATCATTGACCTTGGACCAGGAGCCGGAGAGCAGGGAGGGAGTATTGTCGTTACAGGAACGCCTAGTGAAGTTGCGTTACACCCGACATCTTATACTGGAATAGCGCTCAAACATCTGACGACTGCGAATTGA